Proteins found in one Amycolatopsis aidingensis genomic segment:
- a CDS encoding ABC transporter ATP-binding protein, translating to MLTVKNLEVVYSDVVLVLRGLSLEVPDGRIVALLGANGAGKTTLLRAVTGLLTPHRGRITKGSVRLADRDITGADPAEVVRGGIAQVMEGRRVFAEITVDENLRTGAYTRRSRAEVRESYQRVLDLFPVLGQRRRSIAGYLSGGEQQMLAIGRALMAAPRLLLLDEPSLGLAPKLVEQVRDIIVQINEQGTSVLLVEQNALMALSIADSGYVLETGKVVRDGPAAELRADEDIREFYLGAGAARSRRSFAEVKSYRRRKRWST from the coding sequence ATGCTGACGGTGAAAAACCTCGAGGTCGTGTACTCCGACGTGGTGCTGGTGCTGCGCGGGCTGAGCCTCGAGGTGCCGGACGGCCGGATCGTCGCGCTGCTCGGCGCGAACGGGGCTGGTAAGACCACCCTGCTGCGGGCGGTCACCGGGCTGCTGACCCCGCACCGGGGCAGGATCACCAAGGGCAGCGTGCGGCTGGCGGACCGGGACATCACCGGTGCGGACCCGGCCGAGGTGGTACGCGGCGGGATCGCGCAGGTGATGGAGGGCAGGCGGGTCTTCGCCGAGATCACCGTGGACGAGAACCTGCGTACCGGCGCCTACACCCGGCGCTCCCGCGCGGAGGTACGGGAGTCCTACCAGCGCGTGCTGGACCTGTTCCCGGTGCTCGGGCAGCGGCGCCGGTCGATCGCCGGTTACCTCTCCGGCGGGGAGCAGCAGATGCTGGCGATCGGCAGGGCGCTGATGGCGGCTCCCCGATTGCTGCTGCTGGACGAGCCCTCGCTCGGTCTGGCGCCGAAGCTGGTCGAGCAGGTGCGGGACATCATCGTGCAGATCAACGAGCAGGGCACCAGCGTGCTGCTGGTCGAGCAGAACGCGCTGATGGCACTGTCCATTGCGGACTCCGGGTACGTGCTGGAGACCGGGAAGGTGGTCCGCGACGGCCCGGCCGCCGAGCTGCGCGCCGACGAGGACATCCGCGAGTTCTACCTCGGCGCGGGTGCGGCGCGGTCCCGGCGTTCCTTCGCCGAGGTGAAGAGCTACCGCAGGAGGAAGCGATGGAGCACGTGA
- a CDS encoding branched-chain amino acid ABC transporter permease — MITFLQNCFAGLALGSTYALVALGFVVIYKSTGVINFAQGGLLALGAYLGYTFAENLAMAFALAVVLCCASAALVGAGFERLVLRRMVGQPPFAVIMITIGLLFVLEPLITAIWGFRNKQVPNPWNIRTVEVGGLVFGVRDLWTIGLTAAVVLAFFLFFRYSSLGLAMRATAFDPEAALAQGISARKVYAVSWAIAAALAALAGITMAAGPGGLSPSIGFIALAAFPAMILGGLDSPAGAVLGGLIIGLAEALTRGYQQHLAGWAGDNVSVIVPYLLMIVILLIRPYGLLGTKEVRRL, encoded by the coding sequence ATGATCACCTTCTTGCAGAACTGTTTCGCGGGACTCGCGCTCGGCTCCACCTACGCGCTGGTGGCGCTCGGCTTCGTGGTGATCTACAAGTCCACCGGGGTGATCAACTTCGCCCAGGGCGGGCTGCTCGCGCTCGGGGCGTATCTTGGCTACACCTTCGCCGAGAACCTGGCCATGGCCTTCGCGCTGGCTGTGGTGCTGTGCTGCGCCTCGGCCGCGCTGGTCGGCGCCGGGTTCGAACGGCTGGTGCTGCGCCGGATGGTCGGCCAGCCGCCGTTCGCGGTCATCATGATCACCATCGGGCTGCTGTTCGTGCTGGAGCCGCTGATCACCGCGATCTGGGGGTTCCGGAACAAGCAGGTGCCCAACCCGTGGAACATCCGCACCGTCGAGGTCGGCGGGCTGGTCTTCGGGGTGCGGGACCTGTGGACGATCGGCCTCACCGCGGCCGTGGTCCTCGCCTTCTTCCTGTTCTTCCGCTACAGCTCGCTCGGCCTTGCCATGCGCGCCACCGCCTTCGACCCGGAGGCCGCGCTGGCCCAGGGCATCAGCGCGCGCAAGGTGTACGCGGTGTCCTGGGCGATCGCCGCAGCCCTTGCCGCGCTGGCCGGGATCACCATGGCTGCCGGCCCCGGCGGGCTGTCGCCTTCCATCGGGTTCATCGCGCTGGCCGCCTTCCCCGCGATGATCCTCGGCGGGCTCGACTCGCCTGCCGGGGCGGTACTCGGCGGGCTGATCATCGGGCTGGCCGAGGCACTCACCCGCGGCTACCAGCAGCATCTGGCCGGCTGGGCAGGGGACAACGTCTCGGTGATCGTGCCCTACCTGCTGATGATCGTGATCCTGCTGATCCGGCCGTACGGCCTGCTGGGCACCAAAGAAGTGAGGCGGCTGTAG
- a CDS encoding AMP-dependent synthetase/ligase — MSSSVLDRGTERAEHLGKAATLPARLLEQARERGNAPAIREKYRGYWREWTWAEYARRVAAVAAGLRELGVGPGTRVAIHAENRPEWVLADLAVQGLGGQSIGVYPTSPEIEVEYLLGHSRSTVLIAEDEEQLDKALAVRHRLPELRHLVLMDPRGVRVAEVPGLLTFAELERRGGGTDALAAYADSVSTLDPSATAILVYTSGTTGPPKGAMISHANLVASAKVFVEALGAEGGDEVLSYLPLCHIAERLISVVDAVWAGSVVNFGEGGDSFAADLRDIQPTVFLGVPRVWEKMLAGVQIRMADASPLKRGLYRLCLRHGRRIAARRMSGLRTLADRLTFAACDLLIFRPLREKLGMVRVRTAISGAAPIAPQVLEYLWAIGITVREGYGQTENTAICTLTPAADVRLGAVGVPLAGVELRIAEDGEILTRSAGVFQGYLDDSHATSSTIDSEGWLHTGDVGELDADGYLRITDRKKDIIITAGGKNVSPSEIENRLKVSPYLREAVVLGDRRKYLTALIGIERDTVGDWATRRGLAYTTYADLSGKPEVRDLVQSVVTEVNHELAAVEQIKRFRLIDKELDHEGGELTATQKVKRRAIAERFAEEIEAMYS, encoded by the coding sequence ATGAGTAGTTCGGTACTGGATCGCGGCACCGAAAGGGCGGAACACCTCGGGAAGGCGGCCACGCTGCCGGCGCGGTTGCTGGAGCAGGCCCGGGAGCGCGGGAACGCGCCCGCGATCCGGGAGAAGTACCGCGGGTACTGGCGGGAGTGGACCTGGGCTGAGTACGCCCGGCGGGTGGCCGCCGTGGCCGCGGGGCTGCGCGAGCTCGGCGTCGGGCCGGGCACCAGGGTGGCCATCCACGCCGAGAACCGCCCGGAATGGGTGCTCGCCGACCTGGCGGTACAGGGGCTCGGCGGGCAGAGCATCGGGGTGTACCCGACCTCACCGGAGATCGAGGTCGAGTACCTGCTCGGGCATTCCCGCAGCACGGTGCTGATCGCCGAGGACGAGGAGCAGCTGGACAAGGCACTCGCGGTCCGGCACCGGCTGCCCGAGCTGCGGCATCTGGTGCTGATGGACCCGCGCGGGGTGCGGGTGGCGGAGGTACCGGGGCTGCTCACCTTCGCCGAGCTGGAACGCCGCGGCGGAGGTACGGACGCGCTGGCGGCCTACGCCGACTCGGTGTCCACACTGGACCCTTCGGCGACCGCGATCCTGGTGTACACCTCGGGAACCACCGGTCCGCCCAAGGGCGCGATGATCTCGCACGCCAACCTTGTGGCCTCGGCGAAGGTGTTCGTCGAGGCGCTGGGTGCCGAGGGCGGGGACGAGGTGCTCAGCTACCTGCCGCTGTGCCATATCGCCGAGCGGCTGATCTCGGTGGTGGACGCGGTCTGGGCCGGTTCGGTGGTCAACTTCGGCGAGGGCGGCGACTCCTTCGCCGCGGACCTGCGGGACATCCAGCCCACCGTGTTCCTCGGGGTACCGCGGGTGTGGGAGAAGATGCTGGCCGGGGTGCAGATCCGGATGGCCGACGCCTCCCCGCTCAAGCGCGGGCTGTACCGGCTGTGCCTGCGGCATGGCAGGCGGATCGCGGCCCGGCGGATGTCCGGTCTGCGTACCCTGGCCGACCGGCTCACCTTCGCCGCCTGCGACCTGCTGATCTTCCGGCCGCTGCGGGAGAAGCTCGGCATGGTGCGGGTGCGCACCGCGATCAGCGGCGCCGCCCCGATCGCCCCGCAGGTGCTTGAGTACCTGTGGGCCATCGGCATCACGGTGCGCGAGGGCTACGGGCAGACCGAGAACACCGCGATCTGCACCCTGACTCCTGCCGCGGACGTGCGGCTGGGCGCGGTCGGCGTGCCGCTGGCCGGGGTGGAGCTGCGGATCGCCGAGGACGGCGAGATCCTCACCCGCTCGGCCGGCGTGTTCCAGGGGTACCTGGACGACTCGCATGCCACATCGTCCACAATCGACAGTGAAGGCTGGCTACACACCGGGGATGTCGGGGAGCTGGACGCGGACGGCTACCTGCGGATCACCGACCGGAAGAAGGACATCATCATCACCGCGGGCGGCAAGAACGTCTCGCCATCGGAGATCGAGAACCGGCTCAAGGTCTCGCCCTACCTGCGGGAGGCCGTGGTTCTCGGTGACCGGCGCAAGTACCTGACCGCGCTGATCGGGATCGAGCGGGACACCGTTGGCGACTGGGCCACCCGGCGCGGGCTGGCCTACACCACCTACGCCGACCTCTCCGGCAAGCCCGAGGTCCGCGACCTGGTGCAGAGCGTGGTCACCGAGGTGAACCACGAACTGGCCGCGGTGGAGCAGATCAAGCGGTTCCGGCTGATCGACAAGGAGCTGGACCACGAAGGCGGCGAGCTGACCGCCACCCAGAAGGTCAAGCGCAGGGCCATCGCCGAGCGGTTCGCCGAGGAGATCGAGGCGATGTACTCATGA
- a CDS encoding M20/M25/M40 family metallo-hydrolase, whose translation MGHVEQNSVHNTVRGLWADDILPSLCGLVEIPALSPVFDSEWQQSGQLEAAVEHVRGWLNARQFPGATIEVVRLPGRSPVLLLDVPATEDVSPDAGTVLLYGHLDKQPPVGGWSEGLGPWSPVVRDGRLYGRGSADDGYAGYAAAAALSAVRAAGGSHARAVVLLETGEESGSPDLPAYLEQLAERLGRVTFVVCLDSGGNDYQRLWLTTSLRGMVQVDVTVRVLESAQHSGLASGVVPSSFRILRSLLDRVEDAGTGQILLDEFNVEIPANRRAETVATAEVAPGATAKAFPLAAGMRPAAEDEVELLLNNSWRPTLSVIGGAGLPDPAEAGNVLRDATTLALSFRLPPTADSAAALSAVRKVLTTDVPYGATVELSGLEQADGWNAPEAAPWLADGLERVSEQVFGAPWRSVGLGGSIPFMGLLGEKYPEAQFLVTGALGPDSNAHVPDEWLHLDQAQRVTEAVAHLLHAHARG comes from the coding sequence ATGGGCCACGTGGAGCAAAACTCGGTACACAACACCGTGCGTGGGCTGTGGGCGGACGACATCCTCCCCAGCCTGTGCGGCCTGGTGGAAATTCCCGCCCTCTCTCCCGTTTTCGACAGCGAGTGGCAGCAGTCCGGGCAGCTGGAAGCCGCCGTGGAACATGTCCGCGGCTGGCTGAATGCGCGCCAGTTCCCAGGGGCCACCATCGAGGTGGTCCGGTTACCGGGGCGCAGCCCGGTGCTGCTGCTGGACGTGCCCGCCACCGAGGATGTCTCGCCGGACGCAGGCACCGTGCTGCTGTACGGGCACCTGGACAAGCAACCACCGGTCGGTGGCTGGTCGGAGGGGCTCGGGCCGTGGAGCCCGGTGGTCCGGGACGGCAGGCTGTACGGGCGCGGCTCCGCGGACGACGGTTACGCGGGCTATGCCGCGGCCGCCGCGCTGTCGGCGGTGCGCGCCGCTGGCGGCAGTCACGCCAGGGCCGTGGTGCTGCTGGAGACCGGCGAGGAGTCCGGCAGCCCGGACCTGCCTGCCTATCTGGAGCAGCTGGCGGAGCGGCTCGGCCGGGTGACCTTCGTGGTCTGCCTTGACTCCGGCGGCAACGACTATCAGCGGCTGTGGCTGACCACCAGCCTGCGCGGCATGGTGCAGGTGGACGTGACCGTGCGGGTGCTGGAGTCCGCGCAGCACTCCGGGCTGGCCAGCGGGGTGGTGCCCAGCTCGTTCCGGATCCTGCGCAGCCTGCTGGACCGTGTCGAGGACGCCGGGACCGGGCAGATCCTGCTGGATGAGTTCAATGTCGAGATCCCGGCCAACCGGCGGGCGGAGACCGTGGCCACCGCCGAGGTCGCGCCCGGCGCAACCGCGAAGGCCTTCCCGCTGGCCGCCGGCATGCGCCCGGCCGCGGAGGACGAGGTGGAGCTGCTGCTGAACAACAGCTGGCGGCCGACGCTCTCGGTGATCGGCGGGGCGGGCCTGCCCGATCCCGCCGAGGCAGGCAACGTGCTACGTGACGCGACCACGCTGGCGCTGAGCTTCCGGCTGCCGCCCACCGCCGATTCCGCAGCCGCGCTTTCCGCCGTGCGGAAGGTGCTGACCACGGACGTGCCGTACGGCGCAACCGTGGAGCTGTCCGGGCTGGAGCAGGCCGACGGCTGGAACGCGCCGGAGGCCGCACCCTGGCTCGCCGACGGGCTGGAGCGGGTCAGCGAGCAGGTGTTCGGCGCGCCGTGGCGCAGCGTCGGGCTCGGCGGCTCGATCCCGTTCATGGGCCTGCTCGGCGAGAAGTACCCGGAGGCGCAGTTCCTGGTGACCGGGGCGCTCGGCCCGGATTCCAACGCGCATGTCCCGGACGAGTGGCTACACCTGGACCAGGCCCAGCGCGTCACCGAGGCCGTCGCCCACCTGCTGCACGCCCACGCCCGCGGCTGA
- a CDS encoding branched-chain amino acid ABC transporter permease, which yields MAKAHRNLVRGYAEQLRLFGTPWTRFGLLAMLLVFLVLPTVVQDDFWLSVLIYVGITAVGAIGLNLLTGYCGQISLGHAFFIGAGAYVTARVGGDLGLPLPLWLLAAAAVGAALGGLIGPFTLRLRGHYLAIVTLGLIFIGEHLWRNLTGLTGGNSGTSVTAGATIGPVDFGALTIAGESYSRNQGYFWLVWGLVGIVALLAKNLVRTRPGRALQAIRDRDQAAEVIGVRAGRYKIGAFMISSAIAAMAGALFGSYQQFVSPDEWNLLLSIQYIAIVIVGGLGTIFGSVLGAIFVGALPALIDRYSDAIPGVRTSVGGEGFISVFALNQAIFGLLIVLFLVLEPLGLAGIWLRVKNYFKAWPFSY from the coding sequence ATGGCCAAGGCACACCGGAACCTGGTCCGTGGCTACGCCGAGCAGCTGCGGCTCTTCGGCACGCCATGGACCAGGTTCGGCCTGCTCGCGATGCTACTGGTGTTCCTGGTGCTGCCCACCGTGGTGCAGGACGACTTCTGGCTTTCCGTGCTGATCTACGTCGGGATCACCGCGGTCGGCGCGATCGGGCTGAACCTGCTCACCGGCTACTGTGGACAGATCTCGCTCGGGCACGCCTTCTTCATCGGCGCCGGGGCCTACGTCACCGCGCGGGTCGGCGGGGATCTCGGCCTGCCACTGCCGTTGTGGCTGCTCGCGGCCGCCGCGGTGGGGGCGGCGCTCGGCGGGCTGATCGGGCCGTTCACCCTGCGGCTGCGCGGGCACTACCTGGCGATCGTCACGCTCGGCCTGATCTTCATCGGCGAGCACCTGTGGCGCAATCTCACCGGGCTCACCGGCGGCAACTCCGGCACCTCGGTGACCGCGGGCGCCACCATCGGCCCGGTCGACTTCGGCGCGCTGACCATCGCCGGGGAGAGCTACTCGCGCAACCAGGGCTACTTCTGGCTGGTGTGGGGCCTGGTCGGGATCGTCGCGCTGCTGGCGAAGAACCTGGTGCGCACCAGGCCGGGCCGGGCACTGCAGGCGATCCGCGACCGGGACCAGGCGGCCGAGGTGATCGGGGTGCGGGCCGGCCGGTACAAGATCGGCGCGTTCATGATCTCCAGCGCGATCGCGGCCATGGCTGGCGCGCTGTTCGGCTCGTACCAGCAGTTCGTCAGCCCGGACGAGTGGAACCTGCTGCTGTCCATCCAGTACATCGCGATCGTGATCGTCGGCGGCCTCGGCACGATCTTCGGTTCGGTACTCGGGGCGATCTTCGTGGGCGCGCTGCCCGCGCTGATCGACCGCTACTCCGACGCCATCCCCGGCGTGCGCACCAGCGTCGGCGGCGAGGGGTTCATCAGCGTTTTCGCGCTCAACCAGGCCATCTTCGGCCTGCTGATCGTGTTGTTCCTCGTGCTGGAACCACTCGGCCTCGCCGGCATCTGGCTACGGGTCAAGAACTACTTCAAGGCGTGGCCGTTCTCGTACTGA
- a CDS encoding FecCD family ABC transporter permease, producing MSRRTELRIGARPTVVVGSLAVTTFVLVVLSIGTGDYALTPAEVLRTLAGQGSKFDYLVVTEQRLPRVLVAVLIGMALALAGTVFQVLTRNPLGSPDIIGFTTGSATGGVVTILVFGAGAGAVALGALAGGLGTALLVSLLCGSRGLLGDKLVLIGIGVSAVLVGLNSYLLTKVAIGDAAQAVTWMVGNLAGRGWDHLLPLAIAVAVLAPVVFCYGRPLRMLEMGDPLAIGIGVDVNRVRPLLFGLAVALTAAATASAGPVPFIALAAPQLARRLTRLPGPNLLPSAVMGAALVVAADYLGQRLLESSLLPVGVVTAALGGGYLAWLLLVGRRAGVSGAGRPGGS from the coding sequence ATGAGCAGGCGGACGGAGTTGCGCATCGGGGCCCGGCCCACCGTGGTGGTCGGCAGCCTTGCCGTGACCACCTTCGTGCTGGTGGTGCTTTCCATCGGTACCGGGGACTACGCGCTCACCCCGGCCGAGGTGCTGCGCACCCTCGCCGGGCAGGGCAGCAAGTTCGACTACCTGGTGGTCACCGAGCAGCGGTTGCCGCGGGTGCTGGTCGCCGTGCTGATCGGGATGGCGCTGGCACTGGCCGGGACGGTGTTCCAGGTGCTCACCCGCAACCCGCTGGGTAGCCCGGACATCATCGGCTTCACCACGGGCTCGGCGACCGGCGGGGTGGTGACCATCCTGGTGTTCGGCGCGGGCGCCGGTGCGGTCGCGCTCGGCGCGCTGGCCGGCGGGCTGGGCACCGCGCTGCTGGTGTCCCTGCTCTGCGGCTCGCGCGGGTTGCTCGGTGACAAGCTGGTGCTGATCGGCATCGGGGTGAGCGCCGTGCTGGTCGGGCTGAACTCCTACCTGCTGACCAAGGTGGCCATCGGGGACGCGGCGCAGGCGGTCACCTGGATGGTCGGCAACCTGGCGGGCCGCGGCTGGGACCACCTGCTGCCGCTGGCCATCGCGGTGGCCGTGCTGGCTCCCGTGGTGTTCTGCTACGGCCGCCCGCTGCGCATGCTGGAGATGGGCGACCCGCTGGCGATCGGCATCGGGGTGGACGTCAACCGGGTACGGCCGCTGCTGTTCGGGCTGGCCGTGGCGCTGACCGCGGCGGCGACCGCGAGCGCGGGCCCGGTGCCGTTCATCGCGCTCGCCGCGCCCCAGCTGGCGCGCAGGCTGACCCGGCTACCCGGGCCGAACCTGCTGCCCTCGGCGGTAATGGGGGCCGCGCTGGTGGTGGCCGCCGACTATCTCGGTCAGCGGCTGCTGGAGTCCTCACTGCTGCCGGTTGGCGTGGTCACCGCCGCGCTCGGCGGCGGTTACCTTGCCTGGCTTCTGCTGGTGGGCCGCCGAGCCGGCGTCAGTGGTGCCGGGCGCCCTGGCGGTAGCTGA
- a CDS encoding FecCD family ABC transporter permease, with protein sequence MVTITSPPGRDLRTLRPLLLLGALVALLVVALLSIAFGSNQLSLGAVLHALFAYEGTFEDVVVRDTRVPRTLLGIAAGMALGLAGALMQSITRNPIADPGFLGINHGAAVAIVFALAAFGVTEPAGLIWFAFAGALVATALVYAIGGGRGASSPMRLALAGVAVQASFVGINQAMQLINTHSLDKMRFWLVGSLANREVDALTVLLPFFLAGVVLALLLGRSLNALALGEDTAHGLGTNPLLVRSAGLLAVGLLCGAATAACGPIAFVGLMVPQLVRGLAGQDERWVLGLSVLVAPVLLLGCDVLGRVLGSPGELQVGIVTDVLGGIVLVWLVRRLRAVGR encoded by the coding sequence ATGGTGACGATCACCTCGCCGCCCGGGCGCGACCTGCGCACCCTGCGGCCACTGCTGTTGCTCGGCGCGCTCGTCGCCCTGTTGGTGGTGGCCCTGCTGTCGATCGCCTTCGGCTCGAACCAGCTTTCCCTCGGCGCCGTGCTGCACGCGTTGTTCGCCTATGAGGGCACCTTCGAGGACGTAGTGGTCAGGGACACCCGGGTGCCGCGCACCCTGCTCGGGATCGCGGCGGGGATGGCGCTGGGCCTGGCGGGCGCCCTGATGCAGTCGATCACCCGTAACCCGATCGCGGACCCCGGCTTCCTCGGCATCAACCACGGTGCCGCGGTGGCGATCGTGTTCGCGCTGGCGGCCTTTGGTGTCACCGAGCCCGCCGGGCTGATCTGGTTCGCCTTCGCCGGGGCGCTGGTGGCCACCGCGCTGGTGTATGCCATCGGCGGCGGGCGGGGCGCAAGCAGCCCGATGCGGCTGGCCCTGGCGGGGGTCGCGGTGCAGGCGAGCTTCGTCGGGATCAACCAGGCCATGCAACTGATCAACACGCACTCGCTGGACAAGATGCGGTTCTGGCTGGTCGGCTCGCTGGCCAACCGGGAGGTCGACGCGCTGACCGTGCTGCTGCCGTTCTTCCTGGCCGGGGTGGTGCTCGCGCTGCTGCTCGGCCGCTCGCTGAACGCGCTTGCCCTCGGCGAGGACACCGCGCACGGCCTCGGCACCAACCCGCTGCTGGTGCGCTCGGCCGGGCTGCTCGCGGTCGGCCTGTTGTGCGGGGCCGCCACCGCGGCCTGCGGGCCGATCGCCTTCGTCGGGCTGATGGTGCCGCAGCTGGTGCGCGGGCTGGCCGGCCAGGACGAGCGCTGGGTACTCGGGCTGTCCGTGCTGGTCGCGCCGGTGCTGCTGCTCGGCTGCGATGTGCTCGGCCGGGTACTCGGCAGCCCCGGCGAGCTGCAGGTGGGCATCGTCACCGACGTGCTCGGCGGCATCGTGCTGGTGTGGCTGGTCCGGCGGCTGCGGGCGGTGGGCCGATGA
- a CDS encoding ABC transporter substrate-binding protein yields MRSISALSRRGFLTGVAALGATATLASCGYREDSESQGTGGGQAGGTWQYTDSRGRVLDGPRPERIVAQVAAAAALWEFGLRPVGIFGPSRLPDGSPDPEVGAVDLDTVTSLGNVWGEFNYDAYIGLRPDLLVSIMYTEDSLWYVPEEQADQIEKAAPTVGVDVGFVSMLDGIAKFRELAKALGADVDAEPVRAARSGFEEIDARFEEAVGALGDKRVLLVSATQDNFYVGKAAGFPSAKHFTERGMTIVEPEQTTDGAYWEALSWENAGKYEADVILYDSRAENLQGEELAGFPTWNQLPAVQAGRTIGWNPAIPFSYHSFGSQLSSITKALTQLT; encoded by the coding sequence ATGCGTTCCATCAGCGCCCTGAGCCGCCGCGGGTTCCTGACCGGGGTCGCCGCACTCGGCGCGACCGCGACGCTGGCCTCCTGCGGCTACCGCGAGGACAGTGAATCCCAGGGCACCGGAGGCGGCCAGGCTGGCGGGACCTGGCAGTACACCGACAGCCGGGGCCGCGTGCTGGACGGCCCCCGGCCGGAGCGGATCGTCGCGCAGGTGGCCGCGGCCGCGGCGCTGTGGGAGTTCGGGCTGCGCCCGGTCGGCATCTTCGGGCCGTCCCGGCTGCCGGACGGCAGCCCGGATCCCGAGGTGGGGGCGGTGGACCTGGACACGGTCACCTCGCTGGGCAACGTCTGGGGCGAGTTCAACTACGACGCCTATATCGGCCTGCGGCCGGACCTGCTGGTCAGCATCATGTACACAGAGGACTCGCTGTGGTACGTGCCCGAGGAGCAGGCCGACCAGATCGAGAAGGCCGCGCCCACGGTGGGGGTGGACGTGGGCTTCGTCTCCATGCTGGACGGGATCGCGAAGTTCCGGGAGCTGGCCAAGGCGCTCGGCGCCGATGTGGACGCCGAGCCGGTGCGCGCGGCGCGGTCCGGGTTCGAGGAGATCGACGCCCGGTTCGAGGAGGCGGTCGGCGCGCTCGGGGACAAGCGGGTGCTGCTGGTCTCGGCGACCCAGGACAACTTCTACGTCGGCAAGGCGGCAGGCTTCCCCTCCGCGAAGCACTTCACCGAGCGCGGGATGACCATCGTGGAGCCGGAGCAGACCACCGACGGGGCCTACTGGGAGGCGCTGAGCTGGGAGAACGCCGGGAAGTACGAGGCGGACGTGATCCTGTACGACAGCCGCGCGGAGAACCTGCAGGGCGAGGAACTCGCCGGGTTCCCGACCTGGAACCAGCTACCCGCGGTGCAGGCTGGCCGGACCATCGGCTGGAACCCGGCGATCCCGTTCAGCTACCACTCCTTCGGCTCCCAGCTCAGCAGCATCACCAAGGCCCTCACTCAGCTGACCTAG
- a CDS encoding ABC transporter ATP-binding protein, with amino-acid sequence MEHVSTGAPLLEVRELTLRFGGVTALDGVSFQVARGELFAVIGPNGAGKTSIFNCLGGVYRPQHGTITLEGRGLTGRAPATIAAMGVARTFQNLGLFRHLTLIDNLMLGRHHLMRTGFLAGMAWWGRAKREEISHRAAVEEIVELLELEPYRSMPAGLLPYGVAKRAELGRALAMEPALLLLDEPVAGMNLEETEDTARYLLEIRRELGLAMILVEHDMKLVMDLADRVLALDFGVAIGTGTPAQVQQDPRVIDAYLGGAA; translated from the coding sequence ATGGAGCACGTGAGCACCGGTGCGCCACTGCTCGAGGTGCGGGAGCTGACCCTGCGCTTCGGCGGGGTCACCGCGCTGGACGGGGTGAGCTTCCAGGTCGCCCGCGGCGAACTGTTCGCCGTGATCGGACCGAACGGCGCAGGGAAAACCTCGATCTTCAACTGCCTCGGCGGGGTCTATCGCCCGCAGCACGGCACGATCACCCTGGAGGGCCGCGGGCTCACCGGCCGCGCCCCGGCCACGATCGCCGCCATGGGGGTGGCGCGCACCTTCCAGAACCTCGGTCTGTTCCGGCACCTCACCCTGATCGACAACCTGATGCTGGGCAGGCACCACCTGATGCGCACCGGGTTCCTCGCCGGAATGGCCTGGTGGGGCCGGGCGAAACGGGAGGAGATCAGCCACCGCGCCGCGGTGGAGGAGATCGTCGAGCTGCTCGAGCTGGAGCCCTACCGGTCGATGCCTGCCGGGCTGCTGCCCTACGGGGTCGCCAAGCGCGCCGAGCTCGGCAGGGCGCTGGCGATGGAGCCTGCCCTGCTGCTGCTGGACGAGCCGGTCGCCGGGATGAACCTGGAGGAGACCGAGGACACCGCCCGGTACCTGCTGGAGATCCGGCGGGAGCTGGGGCTGGCGATGATCCTGGTGGAGCACGACATGAAGCTGGTGATGGATCTCGCCGACCGGGTGCTGGCGCTGGACTTCGGGGTGGCCATCGGCACCGGGACGCCCGCGCAGGTCCAGCAGGACCCCAGGGTGATCGACGCCTACCTCGGCGGTGCGGCATGA